The sequence below is a genomic window from Candidatus Terasakiella magnetica.
CCATGGATGCACTGCGTTGCCCACCGGGGGACTGGTCTGTTGATAAACTTTCTGGTGGTGAAAAACGCCGGGTTGCTTTGTGTAAGCTCTTGCTTGAAAAGCCAGACCTGTTGCTGCTTGATGAGCCGACCAACCATTTGGATGCGGAATCAGTGGCATGGCTGGAACGTTTCCTTGAAACATATGAAGGTACAGTTGTGGCGGTAACCCACGACCGTTATTTCCTTGATAATGTCGCAGGCTGGATTTTGGAGCTTGATCGCGGTCGTGCCATTCCTTATGAGGGCAACTACTCTCAGTGGCTTGGGCAAAAGCAAAAACGTATGGAGCAGGAATCTAAAGAAGAAGCCAGCCGCCAAAAGACTTTGGCCCACGAGATGGAGTGGATCAAGCAATCACCAAAGGCGCGTCAGGCAAAATCTAAAGCCCGTATCAATTCATATGAAGAATTGCTCAATAAGGACATGAAGGAACAGATCGGTTCCGCCCAAATCGTAATCCCGCCAGGGCCGCGTCTGGGTAATGTTGTGATCAAGGCTGAAGGCGTTGCCAAGGGCTTTGATGATAAGCTTCTTTATGAAAACCTCGAATTTAGCCTGCCTGCTGGTGGGATCGTTGGGATTATCGGGCCAAACGGTGCAGGTAAGACGACTTTGTTCCGCATGATTACAGGTCAGGAAACGCCGGATGCAGGGACTTTCACGGTGGGTGAGACGGTCAAGCTTGGTTATATCGACCAAAGCCGTGACAGTCTGGATGATAATAAAACCGTTTGGGATGAAATCTCAGATGGGGATGACATGATCCAACTGGGTAATGGTGAGCTGCAAAGCCGTGCGTATGTATCGCGCTTCAACTTTAAAGGTGGGGATCAACAGAAAAAAGTTGGTCAACTTTCCGGTGGTGAGCGCAACCGTGTGCATCTTGCCAAAATGTTGAAAGAAGAAGCCAATGTGCTTCTGCTCGATGAGCCAACAAACGATCTGGATGTGGACACATTGCGTGCCCTTGAAGATGCGCTGGAAAACTTTGCCGGTTGTGCCGTGGTGATCTCACACGATCGCTGGTTCCTTGATCGTATCGCAACACACATTCTGGCCTTTGAAGGTAATTCTGAAGTGGTCTGGTTTGAAGGTAACTACGAAGACTATGAAGCTGATCGCAAACGCCGCCTTGGCGCAGATGCTGAACAACCTCATCGCATTAAGTTCAAACCGCTTACTCGCTAGTTTGTGAGTTTAAGATAACTGAATGAAAAAGGCGGCCCTTTGGTCGCCTTTTTCTTATTGATAAGGTCTGTTAGTGACCGCTGAGCAGGCATTAGAACAACCTGCTTACAAACTGCTTGGTGCTTTAGTTTATCATTCGTCGCCATCAGAGTTTCATTTTAGTTTAAAGCTGATAACTGATAGGTCGTCACGACGTTTTTCATCTCCTTGGAAATCTGAGAACACCTCAAGTATTGTATCTCGTTGGTTCTGCATTGGCTGGTCCTGAACAGAAAGCAGGAGCTGTTTGAGTCTTTTCTTACCAAACCCTCTTCTTCTTTCCCCACCGACTTGATCGGTAATGCCATCGCTAAACATTGTAAATGTATCACCTTCACAAATGGGAACATCATGTAGTGTAAAGTTTCTGTCGATATCAACATGGCGGTAACCAATCCCCGTTTTATCACCTTTAACCTCAGTGCAATCATCTCCATTAAATTTCAATAAAGAGAAACGGGCACCAGCATAAGTTAAAGTATTTGAACCATAGTGGATACGGCAAACTCCGAGTTCCAATCCATCGTCAGACTCCCCTTCACCTTGATGTTGGCTTAGAGAATGTTGAATACTTCGGTTAATGGAACTGATTATTTTAGCCGGATCACCATCAGGGTGTGTTCTCAAGCCACGATCCAATCCACCTGTGGTAAGCATTGTCATAAATGCACCAGGCACACCATGACCGGTACAATCGGCTAAGATAATTAAAAAGCCGCCTTCACAGCGCCTGTACCAGTAAAGGTCCCCACCAACGATATCCCTTGGCTCCCAGATTACGAAATAGTCGTCTAAGTCTTGTTTTAAATACATATCCTTGGGCAATAGGGAACGTTGGATGCTGGAAGCATATTCAATGCTCTCAGATATTGTGCCATAAGCATCAGAAAGCATTTTCGTTCGATCTTGAATATCCTTCTCTAAACGAGTTTGATACTGACGCGTGGCACGCATTTTAATTTGATAGATAGCTATAAGTAATACAGCCAAAAGAGCGACGTAAATTATTATGGCCCACCATCGCATCCATGGGGGCGTCGCAACGATGATTTTTAATGCTACTTCTTGCTCTTTCTGGCTCCAGACACCATCGTTGTTTGACCCTTTAATTCGCAGAACATAGGTTCCACCTGGCAAAGCCACATATCGACCATTACGAATTGAACCTGCATTAAACCAATCTTTGTCATAACCTTCTAATTTATATTTATATTGGTTCTGCTGAGAGTTTGTGAAATTCAAAGCTACATAACTAAATTCAATTATATTGCGATCCCAGTTTAACTGAATTTCATTCAACCGTTCTAAACTCATTTTTGTTTCTATAGGGGCTCCACCACTGGATAAAGATGTCAAAAAGACACGTGGCGATACTTTGTTTTTCGTGATGGACTTAGGCTCAACTATATTAAGTCCGCCAAAGCCACCAAACCACAGTTTACCATTTGAATCTTTTAATTTTGAGGTGGCGAAAAAGTTATGAGAATGAAGACCATCTTCCTTGGTGAAAATATCAACAAGATTTTCTTTTTCAGGGTCAAACTTCACAAGCCCGATACTGGTCCCCATCCATAAATACCCATTATCATCCTGCAAAAT
It includes:
- the ettA gene encoding energy-dependent translational throttle protein EttA, which gives rise to MASYQYVYVMKDLSKVYPGGKKVVENVFLSFLPGAKIGVLGHNGTGKSTLMKIMAGLDTEYNGEAWAAEGAKVGYLPQEPQLDESKTVAENVMEALGDTKRDLDRFNEISNKFMEPMDDDEMNNLLAEQGELQEKIDASNGWEIERTIEIAMDALRCPPGDWSVDKLSGGEKRRVALCKLLLEKPDLLLLDEPTNHLDAESVAWLERFLETYEGTVVAVTHDRYFLDNVAGWILELDRGRAIPYEGNYSQWLGQKQKRMEQESKEEASRQKTLAHEMEWIKQSPKARQAKSKARINSYEELLNKDMKEQIGSAQIVIPPGPRLGNVVIKAEGVAKGFDDKLLYENLEFSLPAGGIVGIIGPNGAGKTTLFRMITGQETPDAGTFTVGETVKLGYIDQSRDSLDDNKTVWDEISDGDDMIQLGNGELQSRAYVSRFNFKGGDQQKKVGQLSGGERNRVHLAKMLKEEANVLLLDEPTNDLDVDTLRALEDALENFAGCAVVISHDRWFLDRIATHILAFEGNSEVVWFEGNYEDYEADRKRRLGADAEQPHRIKFKPLTR